The nucleotide sequence CTTAAACGGGTCGTTATGCACGATGTAGTTGTCGAAGCCCTTGTCCTTCAGCTCGGCAGACAGGGTCTGGGTTTCAGCCTGGGTGGCCAGCGGCGGGTGATAGACCCAGAATTTGCCATTGCCCTTGACTTCGCCCTTGGCGGTTTCCGCCATTTGCTCGGCCTTCAGCTTGAGGCTGGGCAGACCGCCCTTGACCCGCGCCAGCAACTTGGCGTCCAGCGTGCCCCAGTCGTAACAGGCCAGCGCCTTGGCCGGCTCCGGCTTGGTGGCTTCCACTTTCGGTTTGTCCGCTGGTTTGTCAGCTGGCTTGGTGTCCACTACCTTTTTCACCTCGGCCTTGGCTTCCGGCTTGGAGGCCTCGGCTTTCGCCTTGGCGGCTTCCGGTTTGCTGCTGGCCGGCTGCGAAGCAGCCTTGCCCAGATCGCCCGGTTTCAGGGTCTCGGTTTGCGGCATGGAGGCCACCAGCTTGAGCGGCGCGCTAGCATCGGCGGCCGGAGCCGAAGCCGGCTGCCAGTCCGGCGGCAGCAGCTTGACCTGCTCGGGGCTGATTTCCTGGGCGTGCACGTCTGCCGGTGGCCGTTGCTTGAACGAGCCATAGCCGGCTACCGCCAGATTGAGCACCATAATCAGTACCAGAAACCACTTCATGATTCGCACGCCACTCTCAAGAGTCCCATCAGCACCAGATTATCCACGATACGCGGCGGCACGGCGAGTTGCGCCGCAATGACTGTGGCATCACCGCCGGTCAGCAAGACTTGCGGCAGGCCACGACCGGTATGTGCCGCCAACTGCCGGCCCATGCGCTCGATGGCCCCGCACTGCGCCGCCAGCACACCACTGGCCAGCGCATCGGCGGTACCTTGCGGGAAGATTTGCACCTGCCCAGCCATGCGATCCAGCTGCGCCGTGCCCTGCGCCAGGCTGCGCAGCATCAGTTGTTGTCCGGGCAGGATCATGCCCCCCAGATAATCGCCCTCAGCCGTCAGC is from Aquitalea aquatilis and encodes:
- a CDS encoding SPOR domain-containing protein encodes the protein MKWFLVLIMVLNLAVAGYGSFKQRPPADVHAQEISPEQVKLLPPDWQPASAPAADASAPLKLVASMPQTETLKPGDLGKAASQPASSKPEAAKAKAEASKPEAKAEVKKVVDTKPADKPADKPKVEATKPEPAKALACYDWGTLDAKLLARVKGGLPSLKLKAEQMAETAKGEVKGNGKFWVYHPPLATQAETQTLSAELKDKGFDNYIVHNDPFKGSVSLGLFGQEGAAKAMLAKLKAAGFDKAMSEQKGQKGAATVLSFKALEPAQAERLQALQKRLTPGIPLQSCR